A stretch of Gemmatimonadota bacterium DNA encodes these proteins:
- a CDS encoding amidohydrolase family protein — protein sequence MIIDTHIHIYDPTRPEGVPFPEPDDEIYRRVMPEDYRALVASEGVTGAIIVEASTWVEDNQWVLDVIEDDPFIVGLVGNLDPRAEDFGDHLNRLSPNPLFLGIRPRTHPWEREDLGEMAGAFAKLVEHDLELDSGINDAVVEIARRLPDLRIVINHCGNIPADGKPIAPERLELMQKAAEQPNIFCKVSGLMDLRCQVIPAPTDPDFYVYLLDALWQLFGEDRVIYGSDWPVLERSKRTPAEAQRLVYDYFSQKGDAVLEKYFWKNAKVAYKWPDR from the coding sequence ATGATTATTGATACGCATATCCATATTTACGATCCCACTCGTCCAGAGGGTGTGCCTTTTCCCGAGCCGGATGACGAGATTTATCGCCGGGTTATGCCCGAAGATTACAGAGCACTGGTCGCGTCTGAAGGTGTTACTGGGGCTATTATTGTGGAGGCGAGTACATGGGTTGAAGATAACCAGTGGGTGCTCGATGTGATCGAAGATGATCCGTTTATCGTGGGGCTGGTTGGCAATCTCGATCCGCGTGCTGAGGATTTTGGCGATCATCTCAATCGCCTATCTCCCAATCCGCTCTTTTTGGGTATTCGCCCGCGCACCCATCCCTGGGAGCGCGAAGATTTGGGCGAGATGGCAGGTGCTTTTGCAAAGCTCGTCGAGCACGATCTCGAACTCGATTCGGGGATCAACGATGCGGTTGTGGAAATCGCGCGTCGTTTGCCCGATCTTCGCATTGTGATCAATCACTGCGGCAATATTCCGGCAGATGGCAAGCCCATCGCGCCCGAGCGTTTGGAGCTTATGCAAAAAGCCGCGGAACAGCCCAATATTTTTTGCAAGGTGTCGGGTTTGATGGATTTGCGTTGTCAGGTTATTCCGGCACCCACAGATCCCGATTTTTATGTCTATTTGCTCGATGCGCTCTGGCAGCTTTTTGGTGAAGATCGCGTGATTTACGGCAGTGATTGGCCGGTTCTCGAACGCAGCAAGCGCACCCCGGCCGAGGCGCAACGCCTTGTGTATGATTATTTTTCTCAAAAGGGTGACGCGGTGCTGGAGAAGTATTTTTGGAAGAATGCAAAGGTCGCGTATAAATGGCCGGATAGATGA
- a CDS encoding MerR family transcriptional regulator, whose protein sequence is MSKCDDGLMHIGKLAKEAGTTTRTVRYYEEMGLIYPECRSSGGFRCYSHEQLTRLRMILSLKEMEFDLEHIKVIIDKREQNKTAGELAHDILEDLNERLKEVEEQIEHYKHIRKTLTQTIASICACLPCDLRVEERLCPACQTLNQPTCQSVPFFHSTSTAETLELKL, encoded by the coding sequence GTGTCAAAATGCGATGATGGTTTGATGCATATTGGGAAATTGGCAAAAGAAGCCGGTACGACTACGCGCACAGTGCGCTATTACGAAGAGATGGGTTTGATATATCCCGAATGTCGAAGTAGTGGCGGTTTTCGATGTTATTCCCACGAGCAACTGACGCGGTTGCGCATGATTTTGAGTCTTAAAGAGATGGAATTTGATCTCGAACATATCAAGGTCATTATTGACAAACGAGAGCAAAATAAAACTGCAGGCGAACTCGCGCATGATATTCTCGAAGATCTCAATGAACGCCTTAAAGAAGTCGAAGAACAGATTGAGCACTACAAGCATATACGCAAAACGCTGACCCAAACTATAGCCAGTATTTGCGCGTGTTTGCCCTGTGATCTCAGAGTTGAAGAGCGTCTCTGTCCAGCGTGTCAAACGCTCAACCAACCGACGTGTCAGTCCGTACCATTTTTTCATTCTACATCAACTGCCGAGACACTGGAATTAAAACTATGA
- a CDS encoding TauD/TfdA family dioxygenase codes for MQVIPSGGALGAEIRGLDLSQALDDDTVQAIRQALLDYCVVYFRDQDLSEEDQIRFTNYFGRAVEHVRKQLDRENKEIFIVSNIEENGQPIGALGDGEVSFHSDLSYLKRPGTISVLYALEIPSAGGNTQWCNCYAAYEALDEEMKKRLTGLRAVHRHYVEEQNPPERVDHPVVRTHPETGRKSLYAGPHLTKYILDMPADESDALLQTLFAHAARPDFLWTHIWQVGDLVMWDNRPTMHRREPFPPSERRMMKRTQVFNADDIPFE; via the coding sequence ATGCAAGTCATACCTTCTGGCGGCGCACTCGGCGCTGAAATTCGAGGGCTTGATCTTTCGCAGGCGCTCGATGATGATACTGTCCAGGCGATTCGCCAGGCATTGCTCGATTACTGTGTGGTGTATTTTCGGGATCAGGATTTGAGCGAGGAAGATCAGATTCGCTTTACCAATTATTTTGGTCGCGCAGTAGAACATGTTCGCAAACAACTTGACCGGGAAAACAAAGAGATTTTTATTGTTTCCAATATCGAGGAGAACGGGCAGCCCATCGGTGCTCTGGGCGATGGGGAGGTTAGTTTTCACTCCGATTTGTCGTATCTCAAGCGACCGGGTACGATTTCCGTTCTTTATGCGCTTGAAATTCCCAGTGCAGGGGGCAATACCCAGTGGTGCAATTGTTATGCTGCGTATGAAGCGTTAGATGAGGAGATGAAAAAACGGCTCACGGGATTGCGAGCCGTACACCGTCATTATGTTGAGGAACAAAACCCACCCGAGCGCGTTGACCATCCTGTCGTGCGCACCCATCCAGAAACCGGGCGCAAGTCGCTTTATGCGGGTCCCCATTTGACCAAATATATTCTCGATATGCCCGCCGATGAGAGCGACGCGCTTCTCCAGACGCTTTTTGCACACGCCGCCCGTCCCGATTTTTTGTGGACCCACATCTGGCAGGTGGGCGATCTGGTGATGTGGGACAACCGCCCCACAATGCATCGCCGCGAACCCTTTCCGCCATCGGAACGCCGCATGATGAAACGCACGCAGGTTTTTAATGCGGATGATATTCCGTTTGAATGA
- a CDS encoding RNA polymerase sigma factor RpoD/SigA, with amino-acid sequence MKKELKNLAEPLTGSDSLSQAQLTDLYLRDIRKYTPLSREDEVKAINAARKGDQKALDHLITANLRFVVRVAGEYTGRGLPLSDLIAEGNMGLIRATQTYDPERGYKFITYAVWWIRQAILSALNRQTHPVAFPVNQIDDRDVLNKVSAALSQASGRVPTIDELASETDFSPRRVHKALQTSLASVSLDGPVYEDGDRRFADVVPDDAPLPDEDVHASRLRDLLHKGLADLPEREAEIINRYFGLDVDDAESLEQVGKRFHISRERVRQLKDRALGRLREHMDIEEVVL; translated from the coding sequence ATGAAAAAAGAATTAAAAAATTTAGCAGAGCCTTTAACTGGAAGCGATTCTCTTTCGCAGGCTCAACTTACAGATCTTTATTTGCGCGATATTCGCAAATATACCCCTCTTTCCCGCGAGGATGAGGTCAAAGCTATCAATGCCGCGCGCAAGGGCGATCAAAAGGCGCTGGATCATCTCATTACAGCCAATTTGCGTTTTGTCGTGCGCGTGGCTGGCGAATACACGGGGCGCGGGTTGCCTCTTTCCGATCTCATTGCCGAAGGCAATATGGGCCTGATACGCGCTACTCAGACCTATGATCCAGAGCGCGGGTACAAGTTTATCACTTATGCGGTGTGGTGGATTCGCCAGGCGATTCTCTCTGCTCTCAATCGTCAGACGCATCCGGTCGCGTTTCCGGTCAATCAGATAGATGATCGCGATGTGCTCAACAAAGTGTCTGCTGCACTTTCACAAGCATCCGGTCGCGTTCCCACGATTGACGAGTTGGCTTCAGAAACCGATTTTTCACCTCGACGGGTGCATAAGGCGCTTCAAACGAGTCTGGCATCTGTTTCGCTCGACGGGCCAGTATATGAAGATGGCGACCGCCGGTTTGCCGATGTTGTTCCCGATGATGCACCCCTGCCAGATGAGGATGTGCATGCCAGCCGATTGCGCGATCTTTTGCACAAAGGGCTGGCCGATTTGCCCGAGCGCGAAGCCGAGATTATCAACCGCTATTTTGGCCTGGATGTTGATGACGCCGAATCGCTTGAGCAAGTGGGCAAGCGTTTTCACATTAGCCGCGAGCGCGTGCGCCAGCTCAAAGACCGCGCACTTGGGCGGTTGCGCGAGCATATGGACATAGAGGAAGTTGTACTATAG
- a CDS encoding phosphoribosylaminoimidazolecarboxamide formyltransferase codes for MSQDGLILRYGCNPHQSDARAYSPSGKLPFTVLNGAPGYINLLDALNSWQLVRELKEVLSMPAAASFKHLSPAGAAVAVPVSDALQRAYFVDDLDLSPLATAYARARGADRLSSFGDWVALSDEVDQSTARLLSREVSDGIIAPGYQPEAFDILKKKKGGSYPILQMDESYAPAGPESRDVFGIVLEQTRNAKAIDADILTNIVTENKEVSAEAQRDMLLATIALKYTQSNSMCFAFDGQVIGNGAGQQNRLACTEIAAGKAEAWYLRQHPDILNFKFRRGLKRPEKINAIEAYLRGNMTREERRIWEACFDTVPSPLEEDARRGWIGQMDEIVLSSDAFIPFRDNIDRAARTGVKYVVETGGSVRDDDVIAACDEYGMLLVMTGVRLFHH; via the coding sequence ATGTCTCAAGATGGACTGATTCTTCGTTATGGTTGCAACCCGCATCAATCTGATGCGCGTGCGTACTCTCCCAGCGGCAAATTGCCCTTCACGGTGCTCAATGGCGCGCCGGGTTATATCAATCTGCTCGACGCGCTCAATTCCTGGCAACTCGTGCGCGAGCTTAAAGAGGTACTCAGTATGCCGGCAGCCGCGTCTTTCAAACACTTAAGCCCTGCTGGTGCGGCTGTTGCCGTTCCTGTGTCTGACGCTCTGCAAAGGGCGTATTTTGTCGATGATCTCGATCTTTCGCCTCTGGCTACGGCTTATGCCCGCGCTCGGGGTGCGGATAGGCTATCCTCTTTTGGCGACTGGGTGGCTTTGAGCGATGAGGTGGATCAATCGACTGCGCGTTTGCTCAGTCGCGAAGTGTCCGATGGCATTATTGCTCCGGGGTATCAACCAGAGGCGTTCGATATTCTCAAGAAGAAAAAAGGCGGCAGTTATCCCATTCTTCAGATGGATGAATCATACGCGCCTGCTGGCCCGGAGTCTCGCGATGTTTTTGGCATTGTTCTGGAACAGACGCGCAATGCCAAAGCCATTGATGCGGATATTTTAACGAATATTGTGACAGAGAATAAAGAGGTTTCTGCCGAGGCACAGCGCGATATGCTCCTGGCGACTATTGCTTTGAAGTACACGCAGTCCAATTCGATGTGTTTTGCCTTTGATGGACAGGTTATCGGCAATGGTGCCGGGCAGCAAAATCGTCTGGCGTGTACGGAGATTGCCGCAGGGAAAGCCGAAGCGTGGTATTTGCGTCAGCATCCGGATATTCTCAATTTCAAATTTAGAAGGGGTTTGAAGCGCCCTGAAAAGATCAATGCTATTGAAGCTTATTTGCGCGGCAATATGACCCGTGAGGAACGTCGGATTTGGGAAGCCTGTTTCGATACTGTGCCTTCTCCTTTGGAGGAGGACGCGCGGCGAGGGTGGATTGGACAGATGGACGAGATTGTGCTCAGTTCCGATGCGTTTATTCCCTTTCGAGATAATATTGATCGCGCCGCTCGCACGGGCGTCAAATACGTGGTTGAGACCGGGGGTTCAGTGCGCGACGACGATGTCATCGCAGCCTGTGATGAATACGGTATGCTTCTGGTTATGACCGGGGTGCGTTTGTTCCATCATTAA